One window of Paludibacter propionicigenes WB4 genomic DNA carries:
- a CDS encoding ExbD/TolR family protein, translated as MAEIQSNEGGGKKKKGGSKQKKISVHVDFTPMVDMNMLLITFFMLCTSLSKPQTMEISMPTNDNKITEKDKDAVKASEAVTLLLTGGDSVFYYTGQADVKDYNSLKLSSYKADGLRAFLLKRNTVAVNKINDLKEQKVQLKISQEEFKKQVSEIKGGKGTPTVIIKASDRATYKNLIDALDEMQICNIGKYVIDKITPGDYFLIRNLRNKGTLSQGSSK; from the coding sequence ATGGCTGAAATACAAAGTAACGAAGGCGGAGGAAAAAAGAAGAAAGGTGGCAGTAAACAGAAAAAAATTAGCGTTCACGTCGATTTTACACCTATGGTGGATATGAACATGTTGCTGATTACTTTCTTTATGTTATGTACATCGTTGAGTAAACCTCAAACGATGGAAATAAGCATGCCGACTAATGATAATAAAATTACGGAAAAAGATAAAGATGCTGTAAAGGCTTCGGAGGCAGTAACATTGCTTTTGACAGGTGGTGATTCAGTATTTTATTATACTGGCCAGGCAGATGTTAAGGATTATAATTCTTTAAAACTAAGTTCTTATAAAGCTGATGGTTTGAGAGCATTTTTATTGAAACGCAACACAGTGGCAGTAAATAAGATCAATGACTTGAAAGAACAAAAAGTTCAGTTGAAAATTAGTCAAGAAGAATTTAAAAAACAGGTTTCCGAGATAAAAGGCGGAAAGGGTACACCGACTGTAATTATAAAAGCATCTGATAGAGCAACCTATAAGAATTTGATTGATGCACTTGATGAAATGCAAATTTGTAATATTGGAAAGTATGTTATTGACAAGATAACACCTGGAGATTATTTTTTAATTAGGAATTTGCGAAACAAAGGTACACTAAGTCAAGGATCCTCTAAATAG
- a CDS encoding polysaccharide deacetylase family protein: MSEIINYILQFLLGENVSQEIISQIGYTADRAEFHKYKLVIVPSTFFDVNIYGTTDSLPSLPLKIWEEAPILFGLPETELIGNTQILYADLIASTYFLISRYEEMVQCDKRDSHGRFPGKISLPYRSGLIDSPLVDEYGKLLRSQLQNIGIEIPDMPKKIRKIYLTHDVDQLSHYRNFRGFLGGLLRGIKRPKEGNKAIKSYFGGLKNDPWFTSPWLFRLDNSVRQGIGSDRCEPIVFVKVGGGSHKEDKPFITHHIQDFQSLVMLCKKKNITFGLHSSYEAGIKPNLIADEKKHLEKLSKKTITYNRHHYLDSREPEDMQALIDAGITDDFTMGYADVAGFRLGTCRPVKWINPKTKELTTLTLHPLTIMDSSLSDKRYMYMNAHEAYEYCIRLINMVESWNGELVLLWHNTSVEDNPQLYHRKLYQDIINYLKTK, from the coding sequence ATGTCTGAAATTATAAACTATATATTACAGTTTTTATTGGGAGAGAATGTATCCCAGGAAATTATTTCACAGATCGGTTATACTGCCGACCGTGCTGAATTCCATAAATATAAACTCGTAATTGTCCCATCTACATTTTTTGATGTGAATATATACGGTACAACCGATTCTTTACCAAGTTTGCCGTTGAAAATATGGGAAGAAGCTCCAATATTATTTGGCTTACCTGAAACAGAATTGATTGGCAACACTCAGATACTATATGCCGATTTGATTGCCAGCACATACTTTCTTATCAGCCGATACGAAGAAATGGTTCAATGCGACAAACGGGATTCGCATGGGCGATTTCCGGGGAAAATCTCTTTACCCTATCGCTCAGGCCTTATTGACTCACCACTTGTAGACGAATATGGTAAATTGCTGCGTTCTCAGCTACAAAACATCGGAATCGAAATTCCTGATATGCCGAAAAAGATTCGGAAAATTTACCTGACTCACGATGTTGACCAATTATCACATTATAGAAATTTCAGAGGTTTTCTGGGAGGACTTCTTCGGGGGATTAAGCGTCCGAAAGAGGGTAATAAAGCTATAAAAAGCTACTTTGGCGGACTAAAAAACGACCCGTGGTTTACATCACCGTGGCTATTTAGGCTCGACAATTCCGTAAGGCAAGGTATTGGTTCTGACCGGTGCGAGCCAATTGTATTTGTAAAAGTAGGAGGTGGATCGCACAAAGAGGACAAACCTTTTATAACACATCATATACAAGATTTTCAATCCTTGGTGATGCTCTGCAAGAAGAAGAACATTACTTTCGGATTACATTCGAGCTATGAAGCCGGTATCAAGCCCAATTTAATAGCCGATGAGAAAAAGCATCTGGAAAAATTATCAAAAAAAACGATTACTTACAACAGGCATCATTATCTTGACTCACGCGAGCCGGAAGATATGCAAGCATTAATAGATGCCGGTATTACTGATGATTTTACAATGGGCTATGCTGATGTTGCCGGATTCAGGCTCGGAACATGCAGACCCGTAAAATGGATTAATCCTAAAACCAAAGAACTGACAACGCTTACGTTGCACCCACTAACCATCATGGATAGTAGCCTGAGCGATAAGCGTTATATGTATATGAATGCGCACGAAGCCTACGAATACTGTATCCGACTGATAAATATGGTGGAAAGCTGGAATGGCGAATTGGTTCTGCTTTGGCATAATACCTCAGTAGAAGATAATCCGCAATTATATCACCGAAAACTATATCAGGACATCATCAACTATTTGAAGACAAAATGA
- a CDS encoding MotA/TolQ/ExbB proton channel family protein: protein MAKNQKQPKKGKQFTGIKSSGLVIAACFVLAIAIFHYVFGNPANFVNGDPNNHPLDGNLLGTVYKGGFIVPIIQTLLLTVLALSVERFFAIKSAQGKGNLAKFVQEIKTALTKGDIAGATAICDKQKGSVGNVVTSALVKYAEVEEDKTLSKEQQILAIQKEVEEATALELPMLSQNLPVIATITTLGTLMGLLGTVIGMIRSFASLAGAGGTDSMALSQGISEALINTAFGIATGALAVISYNYFTSKIDSLTFSIDEVGFSIVQTFAASHK, encoded by the coding sequence ATGGCAAAGAATCAAAAACAACCAAAAAAAGGTAAACAATTCACCGGTATTAAATCATCAGGTCTTGTTATTGCTGCATGTTTCGTACTTGCAATTGCAATTTTTCACTATGTGTTCGGTAACCCGGCAAACTTTGTAAATGGAGATCCTAATAATCACCCACTTGATGGTAATTTACTTGGTACAGTTTATAAAGGAGGTTTCATTGTTCCGATCATTCAAACATTATTACTTACAGTATTGGCTTTAAGTGTAGAAAGATTTTTTGCTATAAAATCAGCACAAGGTAAAGGTAATCTGGCTAAATTTGTTCAGGAAATCAAAACAGCATTGACCAAAGGTGATATCGCAGGTGCAACAGCAATTTGCGATAAACAAAAAGGATCAGTTGGTAATGTAGTAACATCTGCTTTGGTAAAATATGCAGAGGTAGAAGAAGATAAAACATTATCAAAAGAACAACAAATTCTGGCTATTCAAAAAGAGGTTGAAGAAGCTACTGCTTTGGAATTACCAATGTTAAGCCAAAATCTACCTGTTATTGCTACTATCACAACATTAGGTACGTTGATGGGGCTGTTAGGAACGGTAATCGGTATGATTCGTTCGTTTGCTTCATTAGCAGGTGCTGGTGGTACAGATTCTATGGCACTTTCTCAAGGTATTTCTGAGGCTTTGATTAATACTGCTTTCGGTATCGCAACAGGTGCTTTAGCTGTTATTTCGTATAACTATTTCACAAGTAAAATTGACTCACTTACTTTCTCTATTGACGAAGTAGGTTTCTCTATCGTACAAACATTTGCTGCATCTCACAAGTAA
- a CDS encoding ExbD/TolR family protein has product MSKVKVARKSTRIDMTAMSDVTVLLLTFFMLTSTFVKKEPVQVTTPGSVSEIKIPETNVLSILIDPKGKVFMSMDKQADMVNTLDSVGSHYGVTFTEQEKKKFKIAQTFGIPIKSMKAFLALKGEEQDKVLGNYGIPTDSLDNQFKVWIQKAKAVNPAFRIAIKADQKTPYKVIKNVMNSLLDLRENRYNLITSLKNETANKK; this is encoded by the coding sequence ATGTCTAAAGTAAAAGTAGCAAGGAAGAGTACCCGTATCGATATGACCGCGATGAGCGACGTTACAGTGCTTCTGCTTACTTTTTTCATGTTAACTTCTACGTTCGTGAAAAAAGAGCCAGTACAAGTAACAACTCCGGGGTCTGTTTCTGAGATCAAAATACCCGAAACGAATGTTCTGTCAATTTTGATAGATCCTAAAGGAAAGGTATTCATGAGCATGGATAAACAAGCCGATATGGTAAATACCTTGGATAGTGTGGGTAGTCATTATGGAGTGACATTTACTGAACAAGAAAAGAAAAAGTTCAAAATTGCACAGACATTTGGAATACCCATAAAAAGTATGAAAGCTTTTTTAGCCTTAAAGGGAGAGGAACAAGATAAAGTACTTGGTAATTATGGTATACCAACTGATAGTCTTGACAATCAGTTTAAAGTATGGATACAAAAAGCTAAAGCGGTTAATCCTGCATTTAGGATAGCTATTAAGGCTGACCAGAAAACGCCCTATAAAGTAATTAAAAATGTAATGAATTCTCTTTTGGATTTGAGAGAAAACAGGTACAATCTGATTACGTCACTTAAGAATGAAACTGCTAATAAAAAATAA